TCCCCTCGTCGACGTTCGCGGAGAGGTCGACCTCCAGTCCCGCGTCACCGAGCACCTGTCGTACTTCGTCGGCGATCGCGGTCTCGGTCGGCGAGTACGGCGCACCCAGCGCGAGCGAGACGTGTACTGACTTACCGTCGAGTTCGATCCCGTTGACGAGGTTCAACGAGACGATGTCGTCGTCCAGATCCGGGTCTTCGACCTCCCGAAGGAGATCGCGGACAGCGTCTTCGTCCATATGTCTACGTAGAGTTCGTGTCGGGCGAAAAGCATTGCGAAGCCATTGGGAGCAGTTCGCACGCGGGCTCGCGGGACGGGAACGCACCTTTTATTACGCCAAGCGGTCTAGGCCGGGATACGACTATGCCAAACTCCAAAGGACCCCGCCAAGGAACCCGGAACAAGCTGTCGAACAGTCCGCGTGACCGCGGCGCGTCGCCGCCACAGCGCTCGATTCAAGAATTCGACGAGGGCCAGAAGGTCCACCTCGCGATCGACCCCAGCACCCCAAAAGGTCGGTTCCACCCGCGATTCAACGGCCACACTGGAACCGTCGTCGGCAAGCAGGGTCGCTCGTTCCAGGTCGAGATCAGCGACAAGGGTAAATCGAAGACCCTGCTCGCGAACCCAGCACACCTGTCGGCCCAGGAGTAAGCGATGACGATCTTCAAAGAGAAGATCAGCGAGGAGTATCTCACCGTCTCCGAGACCAAGGAACTGCTTTCCGAGGTCGAAGCGGAGCGCGCCGAGGATCCGGACCGGGAGATGCGCTACGAGCTGGCACGGGCGATCGAGCACGCCAATCGGTTTGCCGTGCTCGAACCCGAGGAGTCACGCGAACTCGTCACGGAGCTTCAGGAACTCGACAAGGTCGACGAGTCGACGGCATACAAGATCACCAACCTGCTTCCACAGGACCGCGACGAACTCCGAACGGTGTACGCAAAGGAGCGATACTCGCTTTCTGGCGACGAACTCGATACCATTCTCGACATTGTCGCGAAGTACGCCTGATGTGCCGACTCTTTAAGTGACAGGTCGCCTTACACCTACGTACGATGAGCGACGCCACTGGCGACGAGTCGACGTTACGTCACGCGGTCGTACTCGATCACCTGCCACACGGTTTGCCAGGTGACGATCGACCACAGTACGAGACGCCCTCGGCAGCGTACGCCCTCGGCGAGCGGGACTTCTATCTCTACGAGCTCCTCTTCGAGGACGAGGCCGACGTGAGTATCGGTGATCGGATCGTCGTCTCCCCCGCCGAGGAACGGAGATCCATCCAGCAGCTCCGGACCGTGGAGTACGAGGACCTTTCCAGCGGTGCGACGTCCGAACTCGACTACGTCGTCGAAGAGATCGTCGAGGCAAACGAAGGGCGGTTCGTCGATTTCTACAACGACGCACAGCCGATCACCCTCCGACTCCACCAGCTGAACTTGCTTCCGGGGATCGGGAAGAAGCTCCGAAACACGATCCTCGACGAGCGAAAGCGAAAACCGTTCGAGAGCTTCGAGGAGGTCGAAGAGCGTGTCAGCGGCCTCCACGATCCAGAGGGTGTGATCGTCGAGCGGATCATCGAAGAACTCCGCGAGGACGACCTGAAGTACCGGCGGTTCGTCGGTGGCGACGACTGATAGTGTTTACTCTCACTGGTTACCGGTGATCGTCCGTACCGGTCCGACGATCGACCGTAAATGACGAGAGTAAACACTATGCGCGGCCACAACGCTTTTTCCGACGGGACGTCCCGCTCGATCACAAGCCAATGCGTTTACACGCACGGGTGCCATACCGGTCGAACCAATGAGAGATCCTGATGGGTTGCTCGCGCGGGCAGGCGTCCGGGGGAACCCCGACCGCGACCAGCACTTTCTGATCGACGATCGCGTGCTCGATCGAGTGCCCGAGCATCTCGATGCCGACACCGACCGTAGCCACATCCTCGAAATCGGTGCCGGAACTGGCGCGCTCACCGACCGGTTGCTCGCAGTCGCCGATCACGTTACTGCGATCGAACAGGACGGTAAGCTCGTATCGTTTCTCCGCCAGGAGTTCGCCGACGAGATCGATGCGGGTCGGCTAACGGTGATCGAGGGGGACGCGCTGAACGTCGAATTCCCCGAGTACACCGCGTCCGTCTCGAACCTTCCGTACGGCGCGTCCAGCGAGTTCGCCTTTCGGCTGTTGCCGCGGGCAAAGCCGACCGTCCTCATGTTTCAGCGGGAGTTCGCCGAGCGGATGGCGGCCGCGGCGGGCACTGACGAGTACGGCCGCCTCTCCGTGAGCGCCCAGCATTACGCCGATATCGAGATCGTCGAGACAGTTCCCCGTGAGGCGTTTTCGCCGCCACCGGAGGTCGAAAGCGCGATCGTCCGAACCATACCTCGTGAACCGGAGTACGAGGTCGCCGACGAGGAGTTCTTCCTCGGGTTCGTCACGGCCGTGTTCACCCAGCGACGCAAGACCTTGCGCAACGCGATCCGCAACACGGTCCACATCTCGGGGATCGACGACGCGGCGGCAGTGATCGACCAACTCGACGAGGACCTGCTCCGTCGACGACCGGGCAAGCTCCCGCCGAGCATATTTGCGGAGATTGCGACTGTCGCACTCGAGTACGGTATGGATCCCGGAACCAGGGGGGGTACGTGATCGTGCTGAGTGGGAGTATCGAGTTTGCGTGGCTGTTCCTGGTCATGGGCGTGACCGGGCTCGCCGAAGAGGTCGCATCGACGGAAGGAAAGATTCTCGTCACGCTGCTTGCGATCCTCGGTGCCGTGCTTGCGAGCTGGTTTGCCCGTCGAGCCCAGTCCCAGCTAAAACGGTTCGTCTCCCCGACGGTCGCCGATCTGATCGCGTCGGTCGTCGTGATCGGCGTCTTTGCAACAGCGGTCGGTCTTCTCGTCGAGCTGTGGGGCCTGAGCAACGACGTACTGGCGGAGATCGAAGCGTTCGAGCTGTCGGCGGTGATTCCACAGCTTATCGTCACTGTACTGGTCCTCGTCGGTGCGCAGGTGTTTACGGGCGTGATCCGTCGCCTGCTCGACGATCTGATGGGATCGAGTGACGCCGTCACCCGCCACCAGCGTCAGGTGACCTACCGGCTCTCGCAGTTGCTTATCTGGACGTTTGCACTCTTCGTCGTGCTGGGCGTCTGGCAGGTCAACGTCAGCGGACTCCTCGTCGGTGCTGGTTTCCTCGGGATCGTGGTTGGTATGGCCGCCAGACAGACCCTCGGTTCGCTGCTCGCTGGCTTCGTGCTGATGTTCTCCCGGCCGTTCGAGATCGGCGACTGGGTCCAGGTCGGGCGAGACGATCAGGAAGGGATCGTCACCGATATAACGATGATGAACACCCGCATCGAGACCGTTGACGGGGAGTACGTGATGGTGCCAAACGACGTCATCTCCAGTCAGGCGATCGTCAATCGGAGCCGCAAGGGGCGACTTCGAGTCGATATCGAGGTCGGTGTCGACTACGATACCGATCTCGAACGGGCCAAAGAGCTTGCGCTCGATGCCGTCGAAGACGTCGAGGACGCCGAAGATGCACCGACGCCACAGGTCGTCTCGAAGCGCTTTGGCGACTCGGCGATCCTGCTTGGGGTCCGGTTCTGGATCGACTCCCCGAGCGCGCGCCGGTACAACCGCGCACGCACGCAGGCGATCGGATCGATCAAGGACCGTTACGACGAGGCGGGAATCACGATCCCGTTCCCACAGCGGACCGTTGGTCGTCGAAGCGGGGCCACCGAGGCCGTCGACTTCGTCTCCGAGCCCTCGCCCGGTGGTGACGAGTGACTGATCTCGCCGAGCGCCGGGGCGTCGAAACCGATGTGTACCAGCCAGCCGAGGATTCACACCTGCTTGCAACCGTCGCGGCCGAACAGGTCGGGCAAGACGACCTCGTGCTCGAAGTCGGGACAGGCTCGGGCTACGTTGCCGAGCACGTCGCCACTGAATCGGGTGCGCGCGTGGTCGCGAGCGATCTGAACCCGCACGCCTGTCGGTCGGCCAGAGAGCGCGGTGTTGAGACAGTCCGTGCAGATCTGGTGTCGCCATTTCGTGACGACGCCTTCGACGCCGTCCTGTTCAACCCGCCCTATCTGCCGACCGACGAATCCGAGGCGTGGGACGACTGGATGGAAGTCGCACTGTCCGGCGGCGAGACGGGCCGGGCGGTGATCGACCCGTTTTTGCGAGCTGTCGGGCGCGTCCTGGCCCCCGACGGCCGCGTCCTTTTGCTTGTGAGCAGTCTCACTGGCGTCGACGAAGTCGTCGACACGGCGGCGACGGAGGGGTTCAGCGCTGCCGCGCTCCGGGACGAGTCCTATCCGTTCGAGTCGTTGACCGTACTGAAGTTGCTGCGGTGAGATCCCGGACAGATCAGATCAAGCCTCTTATTACCACCAGGTGAAAAAACCGGGTAATGGATAGACGACGATTTATCGCTGCGATCGGTGGTACTGCCGGTGCTGGACTGGCTGGCTGCATCTCGCGCGATGATGGCGATGATAGTGAACCGACTGTAGACGATAGCTCGGACGATACCGATGACGCTGGATCGGAGAACGGCTCGGCTGAACGGACTCTCACCGTTGCGACCTACGATTCGTTCCTGGATGCACCGAGCACAGCCCCCGGCGAATGGGTCAAATCGGAGTTCGAGAGTCAACACGAGAACGTCACGATAGAGTGGAAGACCCCCGAAAGCGGACTGAACCACTACATCCAGCGGTTCGACGAGGACGTCGCGTTCGACGCGGATATCTACCTCGGCCTCAACGTCGATGATCTGATCCGCGCGGACGATCAGCTGGATGACTCGTTATTTCAGGAGCTCGACCGGGACGCCGTCGACAACGCGGAGCACGTCCGGCCCGACCTCGAATTTGACCCGCACGACCGAGTGCTACCCTTCGACACGGGCTACATCAGCATGGTATACGACGAGAACGAGCTCTCGACCCCCGAGACGTTCGAGCAGTTGACTCAGGACGAGTTCGGGGGCACCTTGCTCGCACAGAACGCCCAGCAGAGCGATCCGGGGCAGGCGTTCTTGCTGTGGACGATCCACGAGTTCGGCGAGGACGGTTATCTGGAGTACTGGCGTGATCTTCAGGAAAACGACGTTCAAATTCTCGGCTCCTGGTGGGACACGTACAGCGCCTATCTCGAGGAGGAACGCCCGATGGTCGTCTCGTACTCGACCGATCAGGTGTTTGCAAACCGCGACGGGAACGATATGTCCCGTCACCAGCTCGGCTTCCTCGAGGATCAGGGCTACGCCAACCCGGAGGCGATGGCCGTGTTTGCCGGTGCTGACGAGGGAACGAACACGCTGGCACACGAATTCTTCGACTTCCTGCTATCACCCGAGGCACAGGGACAGATCGCCAAATTGAACGTGCAGTTCCCGGCGACCGACAACGCCGATCTCGACGACGAGTATACGGAGTTCGCACAGGAGCCGCCCGAAACCGTCTTCTTCGATTACGAGGAGCTTCAGGGGAACCTCGACGGCTGGGTCGAGGACTGGGCCCGCGAGATCGCGGGATAACATGCCCTCACCGAGGGCGGATCCACCGGCGTGGATCACCACGTCTCAGCACCTGTCTCGCTGGGTAATCCGTCGGATACTCCCGCTCTCGGCCGTCGCTGCTGGAGCCGTCCTCCTCGTTGTGTTCTATTTCCCCACTGGAATCGTCTTTCTGGAGGCGGTCGTTCCCGACGGGACACCATCGCTTGGCCCGTTACGCTCGGTGTTGACTGATCCGTTCTACGTTGGCGTCCTCGCCGATTTGTTCGCCAGGCCGACAGCGGTCGGAGAGCATCTATCCTCGCTCGCGGGATGGATCGCGGCTGGCTTCCCCCGACCGTCGCTGGGGCTCATTGGGTTTACTGCGTATCAGGCCGTGCTCTCGACGATCGCCAGTGTGGCGATCGGCCTTCCCGGTGCGTATATACTGTCCCGGTACGAGTTCCGGGGGCGACGACTCCTTCGCTCGCTGACCATCCTCCCGTTCGTCCTCCCGGGAATCATGGTCGCGATCGGGTTCTTCGCTATGTTCAGCAGGGACGGGCCGTTCAACCAGCTTCTCGGGCTGGTCGGCCTCGGACCCGTCGAGCTGCTGTTCACGCTGGAGGTGATCGTTCTCGCGCACGCCTTCTACAACGCCCCACTGGTCGCCCGCCTTGTGACCGCCGCCTGGGAG
This DNA window, taken from Natranaeroarchaeum aerophilus, encodes the following:
- a CDS encoding DUF655 domain-containing protein; this encodes MSDATGDESTLRHAVVLDHLPHGLPGDDRPQYETPSAAYALGERDFYLYELLFEDEADVSIGDRIVVSPAEERRSIQQLRTVEYEDLSSGATSELDYVVEEIVEANEGRFVDFYNDAQPITLRLHQLNLLPGIGKKLRNTILDERKRKPFESFEEVEERVSGLHDPEGVIVERIIEELREDDLKYRRFVGGDD
- a CDS encoding 16S ribosomal RNA methyltransferase A; protein product: MRDPDGLLARAGVRGNPDRDQHFLIDDRVLDRVPEHLDADTDRSHILEIGAGTGALTDRLLAVADHVTAIEQDGKLVSFLRQEFADEIDAGRLTVIEGDALNVEFPEYTASVSNLPYGASSEFAFRLLPRAKPTVLMFQREFAERMAAAAGTDEYGRLSVSAQHYADIEIVETVPREAFSPPPEVESAIVRTIPREPEYEVADEEFFLGFVTAVFTQRRKTLRNAIRNTVHISGIDDAAAVIDQLDEDLLRRRPGKLPPSIFAEIATVALEYGMDPGTRGGT
- a CDS encoding thiamine ABC transporter substrate-binding protein; protein product: MDRRRFIAAIGGTAGAGLAGCISRDDGDDSEPTVDDSSDDTDDAGSENGSAERTLTVATYDSFLDAPSTAPGEWVKSEFESQHENVTIEWKTPESGLNHYIQRFDEDVAFDADIYLGLNVDDLIRADDQLDDSLFQELDRDAVDNAEHVRPDLEFDPHDRVLPFDTGYISMVYDENELSTPETFEQLTQDEFGGTLLAQNAQQSDPGQAFLLWTIHEFGEDGYLEYWRDLQENDVQILGSWWDTYSAYLEEERPMVVSYSTDQVFANRDGNDMSRHQLGFLEDQGYANPEAMAVFAGADEGTNTLAHEFFDFLLSPEAQGQIAKLNVQFPATDNADLDDEYTEFAQEPPETVFFDYEELQGNLDGWVEDWAREIAG
- a CDS encoding HemK2/MTQ2 family protein methyltransferase, which encodes MTDLAERRGVETDVYQPAEDSHLLATVAAEQVGQDDLVLEVGTGSGYVAEHVATESGARVVASDLNPHACRSARERGVETVRADLVSPFRDDAFDAVLFNPPYLPTDESEAWDDWMEVALSGGETGRAVIDPFLRAVGRVLAPDGRVLLLVSSLTGVDEVVDTAATEGFSAAALRDESYPFESLTVLKLLR
- a CDS encoding RNA polymerase Rpb4 family protein, which encodes MTIFKEKISEEYLTVSETKELLSEVEAERAEDPDREMRYELARAIEHANRFAVLEPEESRELVTELQELDKVDESTAYKITNLLPQDRDELRTVYAKERYSLSGDELDTILDIVAKYA
- a CDS encoding 50S ribosomal protein L21e, with amino-acid sequence MPNSKGPRQGTRNKLSNSPRDRGASPPQRSIQEFDEGQKVHLAIDPSTPKGRFHPRFNGHTGTVVGKQGRSFQVEISDKGKSKTLLANPAHLSAQE
- a CDS encoding mechanosensitive ion channel family protein, which encodes MIVLSGSIEFAWLFLVMGVTGLAEEVASTEGKILVTLLAILGAVLASWFARRAQSQLKRFVSPTVADLIASVVVIGVFATAVGLLVELWGLSNDVLAEIEAFELSAVIPQLIVTVLVLVGAQVFTGVIRRLLDDLMGSSDAVTRHQRQVTYRLSQLLIWTFALFVVLGVWQVNVSGLLVGAGFLGIVVGMAARQTLGSLLAGFVLMFSRPFEIGDWVQVGRDDQEGIVTDITMMNTRIETVDGEYVMVPNDVISSQAIVNRSRKGRLRVDIEVGVDYDTDLERAKELALDAVEDVEDAEDAPTPQVVSKRFGDSAILLGVRFWIDSPSARRYNRARTQAIGSIKDRYDEAGITIPFPQRTVGRRSGATEAVDFVSEPSPGGDE